One genomic region from bacterium encodes:
- a CDS encoding DUF481 domain-containing protein, producing the protein MEMLRIGAGIVLLLCLAAPAARADVVTFSNGDRWTGRLISMVEGKLRFAADLIGEVEVDAKEVRTIATDETVEVHANDGTVLIDALVADSQAPFQTAGRGRVGTQGFREKEVASINPPVKEAPEWEGSLTAGVKFERGNTIKDEGDLEVLGEYETEFNRFGLKASYEGERTTDRDSGASTTNDRNLFARILYDHFLGDRAFWYIGSSGEKDGPKDLDLRFTLGGGLGYKLFDRHDFKVDLRFGPAWVEENYKGSERDDDSVDVLARWHVWRKLADNLAFFHETNLRQSLEDIDVSLIKTETGLKFDLSNEIFLKAAVEWELDAEPASGTQRQDTDYILGLGYKF; encoded by the coding sequence GGATGGAGATGCTCAGGATCGGGGCCGGGATTGTGCTTCTACTGTGTCTGGCGGCACCGGCCGCACGCGCGGATGTGGTGACGTTTTCCAATGGAGATCGCTGGACCGGGCGCCTCATTTCAATGGTCGAAGGCAAGCTGCGCTTTGCCGCGGATCTGATCGGCGAGGTGGAGGTCGACGCGAAAGAGGTCCGGACGATTGCTACCGACGAGACGGTCGAGGTGCACGCGAACGACGGCACCGTACTGATCGATGCTCTGGTCGCCGATTCGCAAGCACCCTTCCAGACTGCGGGTCGCGGGCGGGTGGGGACGCAGGGCTTTCGGGAGAAGGAGGTCGCTTCGATCAACCCTCCTGTGAAGGAAGCGCCCGAGTGGGAAGGCAGCCTGACGGCGGGAGTGAAGTTCGAGCGCGGCAACACGATCAAGGACGAAGGCGATCTCGAGGTGCTCGGCGAGTACGAGACGGAATTCAATCGCTTCGGGCTCAAGGCCAGCTACGAGGGCGAGCGAACCACGGACCGCGACTCCGGAGCCAGCACGACCAATGACCGCAACCTCTTCGCGCGCATTCTCTACGACCACTTCCTTGGCGATCGTGCGTTCTGGTATATCGGCTCTTCGGGCGAGAAGGATGGCCCGAAGGATCTCGATCTGCGCTTCACGCTGGGAGGCGGCCTGGGGTACAAGCTCTTCGATCGTCACGACTTCAAGGTCGACTTGCGCTTCGGACCGGCCTGGGTGGAGGAGAACTACAAAGGCAGCGAGCGCGACGACGATTCAGTCGACGTGCTGGCCCGTTGGCATGTGTGGCGAAAACTGGCCGACAACCTGGCCTTCTTTCACGAGACCAATCTCAGGCAGAGCCTCGAGGACATCGACGTCAGTCTGATCAAGACCGAGACCGGTTTGAAGTTCGATCTTTCAAACGAGATCTTCCTGAAAGCCGCGGTCGAGTGGGAACTCGATGCCGAACCGGCGAGCGGCACCCAACGTCAGGATACCGACTACATCCTGGGGTTGGGCTACAAATTCTAG